The genome window GGAGCATGAGTTACGAAAAGCTGGTGCCGGTTCTTGTAAAAGCAATTCAGGAACAAAACGATCTAATCAACAAATTGTCACATGAAAATGAATTGATGAAAATACAATATCACGAGATTAAATCGGAACTTTTAAAGCTCAAGCCAAAAATGCAAACGCTAAGCCATGAGATAGGGTTATAGAACTTCGCACCCCTTGTCATTTTCATTGCTCCCACACTACTTCAGCACACTTGCGGTACCACATTCAGGGAGTTAGGATGAGGACCTCATATCTAAACAAATAATCAATATTACTTAATACTCTTTTTATGGAAGACTCCTTAAAAAAAACCGCAGTAGCACCTCAAGCAGGATGAACACCCAGGTCGCAATCACAAATAGGTGAAATTCATCTGACACCTGCTAAACTGTCCGCTTCCCTATAATTAGGCCATTTACAAATAGAGTTGGCGCAGTTACGATTGCGAATCGGAACAAGCTGAATTTTTTCAAACGCTAAAAAATGGTTGCATGGGAAAGTCAATATTTACAGAAAGCCTGATTGTTGCCATCCTTAGAATCAGCATAAAGCAGGAGTTGGCCTTGCCGATCTGTGCCGGGGACACGGCATCAGCCGGCCAACATTTTATAAATGGAAAGCCAGGTAGGCGGGATGGATGTCAACCAACTGAAGCGCATCTAGGAATTGGAAGAAGAGAACTCGAAGTTGAAGAGAATGTATGCGGAGCTGCGTCTGATTCACCACGCCCTGAAGGATGCGGTGGAAAAAAGTATAAGCCTGCACGCAGGCGGGAGATGGCTTGCCACATAATACAAAAATAGGGGTAAGTATCCGTCAGGCGTGTAAAGGATTAGAACTCTCCCAAACAACATGGATGTACAGGCACAAGCCAAAGGATGACGATATGGTCTCATAGGGCAACTTAGAAAACTGATTGAGCAGCATCCGGCTATCTCGATCATTGGCGCAAAGAAAACAAAGTAACGCTCCCATTCATGCAAAACAACAAACCGATGCAGAATGGCTACCTGGAACGCTGCAACGGCAGTATCCGAAAGTAACTCCTTAATTTTTACCTATTTAAATCATTGTCGTAAGTAGGGCAAAAAGCTGATGACTGGATGACTGGATGATGGATTATAATTTCCACCGGACAAGGCCCTAAATTATCCCCCTTCCCGCAGATTTGCTATGAACGCTTTAACGATAAAAATTCTATTTTTAATGGTCCGAAAAACGGGGAAGCTGACAGGGGAAGCTGACAAGTGGAAATACCCGTATATCATCTCAAATCACCTTCGATATTGCATGATAGTAGTGGTGGATTATCATATGGGAAATCTGAGCTCAATCGTAAAAGCCTTTAACCGCCTGAAAGTACCTATTCACGTAACAAATAATTCCAGCGAAATTGGCCGGTCAAAAAAAATTATTCTGCCCGGTGTAGGCCATTTTGGTAAGGCCATGGAAACATTACAGCAGGAGGGTTTGGTAACAACACTAAACGAACTGGTAATCTATAAAAAAGTGCCTATCATGGGAATTTGCCTTGGTATGCAACTAATGGCCAGATACAGCGAAGAAGGGAATGCCCGTGGCTTTGGTTGGTTAAATGCTTCTGTGGTAAGATTTAAAACAAACCAGGTTAAAGTACCACACATGGGCTGGAATACGGTAGAAATAAAAAATAACTTACTGAATTTACCCGCTGAACTTAACAATCAGGAATTTTATTTTTCACACTCCTATCATTGGCAATCGCATGACGGCACGGAAGCGATTGGGATGACAAAGTACGAATATCCGTTTGCCAGCATCGTTGCAAAAGATAATATAATAGGATTACAGTTTCATCCTGAAAAAAGTCATCAACAAGGTTTGCGACTATTAAAATTCTTTATCGAACTATAATATGTATCGTCCCCGAATTATACCTGTGCTTTTGCTCAAGGAAAATTCGCTTATTAAAACCCTAAAATTTAAAGAGCATATATATATTGGTGATCCCATCAATGCAATCAGAATTTTTAACGAGTCGAAAGTTGATGAAATCATAGTACTAGACATTTATGCTACGATTCAGAAACGATGCTTTGATAAGGATTTTGTCCGCATATTAAATGAGGAAACAACCATGCCGTTTGCCGTAGGAGGTGGTATTTGTTCAATTGACCAGATTCGCGTGCTGATTCAAGCGGGGGCAGAAAAAGTTGTGATAGGCTCAGCCGCTTACTATACTCCATCTCTAATCCGCGATGCAGCCAGTACATTCGGTTCATCCACTATTGTTGTGTGTATAGATTACAGGATGAATTTTTGGAAAAAGCCCGTGGTATTTGTTGAAAACGGAAGAAAGAACACCAGCATTTTATTATGGGATTATGTAAAAAAGATAGAAGATCTGGGGGCAGGAGAAATTATCCTCCAATCCATTGAACGAGACGGAACCATGCAGGGGTATGATATGGAAACCATTGCAAAAGTTTGGGAGCAAATAACCATTCCACTAGTAGTCCTGGGAGGGGCAGGTTCAATTCACGATTTAAAAACGCTTTACCAGCAGATCAAAGTAAACGGCTTGGCTTCGGGCAGCATATTTGTATTTAATGACAGAAGCAAAGGCGTATTGATAAATTATCCGACTGACAAACAATTTATTTACTGAAATATTTGCGGTACAAACTATACATGCTACTTAGCATTCTTGCATCATTTGGGTAATCAAAATACCATTTCGGGGGTGTGGATAAAATATTTTTCAGCGTTTCGATAGTCAATCCGAATTTTTTTGCGATATACATAATCTCCTCTTCAACCTGTTCTTCTTTATAAGGCAATGTTTGTAGCTCCTTAATGGCCTCATTGCGATCTAAAGTGCCATTGCATATTTGAGTGGAAAAGGTTGCTTTACGGTAATCAATATTAAATTTCACAGGCAAAATGTAAGATTGAACAAAAGCCGTAATTCTGGATTCGTAATGTTTACCGCCATAGTCTTTCCAATCAAGTTCACTTTTAAGGATTTCCTTTGCTTTCATTTTATCATAGGACAAATAGTTCAGAATATAAATAATGCGTATTCCTTTAAAAAATTTGCAGTAAACTTCATCCCAAAAACCAAACAATGGGAACCCCTTTAAACTAACTGTTCCATACAACTTATGAATAGTTTTAAAATATTTTAAGTCTTTGGCATTGTAATGCCATGACCTAGGTAAAATACCCTCTGTAGCATAATTGCCACCACTTATAATGAATTTAACACCATGTTTTAAAGCAACTTTGTGCAATGTAGACAATATTGCAATATCTGTAGGGGTTTCAATTTCAGGCACTGAAGCCTTTAAGAACGAGAGCTGAATATCTCTAAACTGATTCCAATCCAAAACATAGCTTTCATAATCAATTGCAAGCTTTTGCAAAAGCTGGCGAATGTTTTTAACCGATGTTTCCGAGTCCCATCCATTGTCCATGTGTACAGCCAACACACGCAATCCATATTGTTTGATTAAATAGGCAGTATAACTACTATCAGTTCCCCCGCTAATTCCTAAAATACAATCATACCTTTTACCTTTGCCTTTTTGCCTTATTTCGTTAAGGATTTTTTTAATTTCATGGTTTTTAATTCGTTGTTCAATCATCGGCTTGACACTCGCTAAAAAATTTGTGCAATGATTGCAATACCCATTTTCGTCAAACTGAATTTCCGGGTCTGTAGTATCCATTACACAGCGCACGCACTGTTGATAAGAGACCATATGTGGAAAAATTGCTTTGAAATATATGACCTTTCCCCTTATTTAAAAAAAAAAAAAAATTTAATTTAAAAAATCCTGTCCGATAAGTAAGTGTACTGTCAGAGACGAGGTATAGCTACTATCCAGTCCATCTTTACACCACCACATTAATAATCTTACCGGGCACGTAGATTACCTTTCTGGGAGGTTTGCCTTCCAGCCATTTCTGAATTACTTCAGAAGCCAGTATTTCTTCTTCTACTCTGCTTTGAGTAATATCCAGGGGCAATTCAATCTTCGTTCTTACTTTACCATTGACGGATACCGGATAGGCAAAGCTTGTTTCTTTCAGATATTGAAGGTCAGCCTCCGGAAAGGGAACTTTGGTGACGGTGCCGGAATGCCCCAGGGCTTCCCATAGCTCCTCGGCCAGATGGGGAGCGAAAGGGGCTATCAGCACTACCAGCTTTTCCAATATTTCCTTCTTGCTGCACTTCTTTTCCGTAAGCTCATTGACAGTAATCATGAAAGTACTGATACAGGTATTAAGAGAAAGCCGCTCAATATCATCGCGCACTTTTTTTATGGCTTTATGGATGATTTTCAGCTCTTCCGGAGTTGCCGGTTTGTCTTCCACAAGAAAACGGCCATCTTCACTGTAGAATAAACGCCACAGTTTTCTGACAAACTTGGCTACTCCGTCAATGCCATGGGTACTCCAGGGCTTACTCTGCTCTATTGGGCCAAGAAACATCTCATACATACGGAAAGTATCCGCACCGTAGGCAGCTATGATGTCATCCGGATTCACCACGTTATATCTGGACTTAGACATCTTTTCCACTTCCGAGCCGCACTTATATCCTTGCCCGGAATAGCAAAGCAAAACACCTTGACGACCTTTCAGGAATGCTTCGGTGTTCAGATAATCATTTTCTACAAGCTGAATGTCCACGTGCAGCCTGGATATATCGGTAATATCACCGGCAAGCTGTTCACCGGCTTTATTTTCTATTTCTTTTTTCAATGCCTCGGCAGTAAGTGTACCTTTTTGCCATTTTTCATAATACTCCTCAGACACATATATTTCCCGATAAGAGGCAGAGGAAAGGCCGTTTACCCGATAGACAAAGTTGCTTCTGCCCAGAATCATGCCCTGGTTTACCAGTTTCCTAAACGGCTCAGGCCGAGAAACATAGCCGCGGTCATAAAGGAACTTTTGCCAGAATCGGGCATACAACAAATGACCCACGGCATGTTCCGTACCGCCAATGTAAAGGTCAACGTCCTGCCAGTATTGCTCGGCTTCGGGGGAAACAAATGCCTGGTCATTGCGTGGATCCATATAGCGTAGAAAGTACCATGAGCTGCCCGCCCATCCGGGCATGGTGGTAGTTTCATATTTCCAGTCTTTTATCTTGGAAAGCGGGGGCTCTCCGTCAGCACCGGGTCTGAAGTCATCAATTTGAGGCAACAGCAGCGGCAACTCCTTTTCGGACAAGGGATAGGGAATGTCGTTTTCATAAAAAATCGGAATTGGCTCACCCCAGTAGCGCTGGCGACCAAAGATGGCATCGCGTAAACGATATTGTACCTGTCTGTGTCCTATACCCCTGGCTTCTATTTCTCTGATTACTGCTTCTATGGCGTCTTTTACCTCCATGCCATTGAGGAAGCCGGAGTTGATCATTTTCCCCACCTTGTCTTCCCGTTCAGCTCCCGGATACATGCTTCTATCAATAACCTC of Chitinophagales bacterium contains these proteins:
- the hisH2 gene encoding imidazole glycerol phosphate synthase subunit HisH 2, coding for MVRKTGKLTGEADKWKYPYIISNHLRYCMIVVVDYHMGNLSSIVKAFNRLKVPIHVTNNSSEIGRSKKIILPGVGHFGKAMETLQQEGLVTTLNELVIYKKVPIMGICLGMQLMARYSEEGNARGFGWLNASVVRFKTNQVKVPHMGWNTVEIKNNLLNLPAELNNQEFYFSHSYHWQSHDGTEAIGMTKYEYPFASIVAKDNIIGLQFHPEKSHQQGLRLLKFFIEL
- the hisF2 gene encoding putative imidazole glycerol phosphate synthase subunit hisF2, whose product is MYRPRIIPVLLLKENSLIKTLKFKEHIYIGDPINAIRIFNESKVDEIIVLDIYATIQKRCFDKDFVRILNEETTMPFAVGGGICSIDQIRVLIQAGAEKVVIGSAAYYTPSLIRDAASTFGSSTIVVCIDYRMNFWKKPVVFVENGRKNTSILLWDYVKKIEDLGAGEIILQSIERDGTMQGYDMETIAKVWEQITIPLVVLGGAGSIHDLKTLYQQIKVNGLASGSIFVFNDRSKGVLINYPTDKQFIY
- the wbpG gene encoding LPS biosynthesis protein WbpG, translated to MVSYQQCVRCVMDTTDPEIQFDENGYCNHCTNFLASVKPMIEQRIKNHEIKKILNEIRQKGKGKRYDCILGISGGTDSSYTAYLIKQYGLRVLAVHMDNGWDSETSVKNIRQLLQKLAIDYESYVLDWNQFRDIQLSFLKASVPEIETPTDIAILSTLHKVALKHGVKFIISGGNYATEGILPRSWHYNAKDLKYFKTIHKLYGTVSLKGFPLFGFWDEVYCKFFKGIRIIYILNYLSYDKMKAKEILKSELDWKDYGGKHYESRITAFVQSYILPVKFNIDYRKATFSTQICNGTLDRNEAIKELQTLPYKEEQVEEEIMYIAKKFGLTIETLKNILSTPPKWYFDYPNDARMLSSMYSLYRKYFSK
- the leuS gene encoding leucine--tRNA ligase yields the protein MEYNFTRIEKKWQQRWEEQQTYRVDTQASRPKYYVLDMFPYPSGSGLHVGHPLGYIASDIFARYKVHCGYNVLHPMGFDAFGLPAEQYAIQTGRHPAETTAENIKRFKEQLGAMGFNYDWSREIQTCDPSYYKWTQWIFLQLFQSWYDKKTNRARSIEELAEIFRTEGSMEVDAACSGQHYFTAEDWQQMTVKEQQEILMDYRLAYLSFAEVNWCPELGTVLANDEVKDGRSERGGYPVVKRKMRQWFLRITAYAERLLQDLEQLDWSESMKEMQRNWIGRSEGAKIFFDVDGSNLQIEVYTTRPDTIFGATFMVLAPEHPLVEYLTTPEQAPSVAAYLDYVQSRSERERQSEVKTVTGAFTGALAINPFTNKKIPVFISEYVLMGYGTGAIMAVPADDNRDLAFARHFNLPVVEVIDRSMYPGAEREDKVGKMINSGFLNGMEVKDAIEAVIREIEARGIGHRQVQYRLRDAIFGRQRYWGEPIPIFYENDIPYPLSEKELPLLLPQIDDFRPGADGEPPLSKIKDWKYETTTMPGWAGSSWYFLRYMDPRNDQAFVSPEAEQYWQDVDLYIGGTEHAVGHLLYARFWQKFLYDRGYVSRPEPFRKLVNQGMILGRSNFVYRVNGLSSASYREIYVSEEYYEKWQKGTLTAEALKKEIENKAGEQLAGDITDISRLHVDIQLVENDYLNTEAFLKGRQGVLLCYSGQGYKCGSEVEKMSKSRYNVVNPDDIIAAYGADTFRMYEMFLGPIEQSKPWSTHGIDGVAKFVRKLWRLFYSEDGRFLVEDKPATPEELKIIHKAIKKVRDDIERLSLNTCISTFMITVNELTEKKCSKKEILEKLVVLIAPFAPHLAEELWEALGHSGTVTKVPFPEADLQYLKETSFAYPVSVNGKVRTKIELPLDITQSRVEEEILASEVIQKWLEGKPPRKVIYVPGKIINVVV